The following are from one region of the Paenibacillus protaetiae genome:
- a CDS encoding putative polysaccharide biosynthesis protein: protein MLKKDSLLKGTVILAMAALVARVLGVFQRVPLDYIMKDAGDAYFGVANTVYLTLLVIATGGIPSAISKMVSERYALQRPEEAQQIYKAALLFGIVTGLIITALLYVFAPYYAIHIVKTPGAETSIRAIAPALLLFPVIAMMRGYFQGRQMMAAGGISQIVEQIMRVVVGVAIAFLFFSWGWGDRWTAAAATFGSVFGSIGAFIVMLWFARKLKRQDKAAAAEAGEAAIQAKPAAPVLKLSAIYREIFKMSIPVVVTGMTVQLIYLFDSSFLVRLTESFYSYSTAVDVLGQFNFKAQSIAGIPPILAIALSQSIIPVISAAYSVRNMREVQRQSSLVMRIVVFTGVPAALALTVTAYSVTGLLFSGTDGSGIVAVLTAGTIFQITMMTSNSILFGLGRPSAPMKHTLIGIALKIVLSIALAPLMGIYGLIVSSTICFIMITWMNLEHIRRITKLNVLGGRWPAYMAAIVVSAGAGYGVDAGLRALLAGLPDKLAFLIAAAFAGGMMVILYIGLLAVLRVVTPEDARSFPGPLRKVFVRLTRNQNENQSGGTA, encoded by the coding sequence ATGTTAAAGAAAGATTCTTTGTTAAAAGGCACCGTCATTTTGGCGATGGCTGCGCTAGTCGCGAGAGTGCTTGGCGTATTCCAGCGCGTGCCGCTCGATTATATTATGAAGGATGCGGGCGATGCTTATTTTGGCGTCGCCAACACGGTTTATTTAACTTTGCTTGTTATTGCCACAGGGGGAATCCCAAGCGCAATCAGCAAAATGGTATCCGAGCGTTATGCGCTGCAGCGCCCGGAAGAAGCCCAGCAAATTTATAAGGCGGCGCTTCTGTTCGGTATTGTAACCGGTCTTATTATTACGGCGCTTCTTTATGTATTTGCGCCTTATTATGCGATTCATATCGTAAAAACACCTGGTGCGGAGACGTCGATCCGGGCGATTGCGCCTGCGCTGCTGCTGTTTCCGGTCATCGCGATGATGCGCGGCTACTTCCAGGGGCGGCAAATGATGGCGGCCGGCGGCATCTCGCAAATTGTCGAGCAGATTATGCGGGTAGTGGTCGGCGTCGCCATTGCATTCCTCTTTTTCTCATGGGGATGGGGGGACCGCTGGACGGCTGCTGCGGCCACTTTCGGCAGCGTATTCGGCAGCATCGGCGCGTTTATCGTCATGTTGTGGTTCGCCCGCAAGCTGAAACGCCAGGACAAAGCAGCTGCGGCTGAGGCAGGCGAAGCGGCGATTCAGGCGAAGCCGGCGGCTCCGGTATTGAAGCTGAGCGCTATTTACCGGGAAATATTCAAGATGTCGATTCCCGTCGTAGTGACGGGTATGACGGTTCAGCTCATTTATTTGTTCGACTCTTCGTTTCTCGTCCGTCTGACGGAATCGTTCTACAGCTACAGCACGGCGGTGGATGTGCTCGGCCAGTTTAACTTCAAAGCCCAGTCGATTGCTGGCATTCCGCCGATTCTTGCGATTGCGCTCAGCCAGTCGATTATTCCGGTCATCTCCGCCGCATATTCCGTCCGGAATATGCGCGAGGTACAGCGGCAATCGTCGCTTGTCATGCGTATCGTAGTGTTTACCGGCGTACCGGCTGCGCTCGCGCTTACCGTAACGGCTTATTCGGTGACAGGCTTATTGTTTTCCGGCACGGACGGCAGCGGCATCGTGGCTGTATTGACGGCAGGAACAATATTTCAAATAACAATGATGACCAGCAACTCTATTTTGTTCGGTCTTGGCAGGCCTTCTGCACCAATGAAGCATACGCTGATCGGCATCGCCCTTAAAATAGTGCTGAGCATTGCGCTTGCGCCGCTGATGGGCATTTACGGTTTAATTGTATCTTCAACCATTTGTTTTATTATGATTACTTGGATGAATCTGGAGCATATTCGCCGGATCACGAAGCTGAATGTGCTTGGCGGCCGCTGGCCGGCCTATATGGCGGCGATTGTGGTTTCCGCCGGAGCTGGCTACGGCGTTGACGCTGGTTTGCGGGCTTTGCTTGCCGGACTGCCGGACAAGCTGGCATTCCTTATTGCTGCGGCTTTTGCCGGCGGCATGATGGTGATTTTATATATCGGGCTGCTGGCGGTTCTTCGTGTCGTTAC
- a CDS encoding Cof-type HAD-IIB family hydrolase, whose protein sequence is MGDYKLVALDMDGTLLNERSEISAENAEWIHKALDAGVVVSFSTGRGFQSALVYAEQLGLETPMITVNGGELWAKPHVLHRRTLLDAQLVRRLHELALEHEEPWFWAYSTAGIYNKEKWIDPAESYDAYHWLKFGYYTENDVIRERIYEEVSAWGAFEITNSSPANLELNPVGVSKASALRELCGLLGISMSQVVAVGDSLNDIAAIREAGLGVAMGNAQEAVKEAADIVTLTNNEHGVAHVIRNYVLKG, encoded by the coding sequence ATGGGAGACTACAAGCTGGTTGCGCTTGATATGGACGGAACGCTGCTGAATGAACGAAGCGAAATTAGCGCCGAGAACGCTGAATGGATCCATAAAGCATTGGATGCAGGCGTGGTCGTCAGCTTTTCGACGGGCAGAGGTTTTCAAAGCGCTTTGGTGTATGCTGAGCAATTGGGTCTTGAAACGCCGATGATAACCGTTAACGGCGGCGAGCTTTGGGCTAAACCTCATGTGCTTCACCGCCGTACTTTGCTTGACGCACAGCTGGTCAGAAGGCTGCATGAGCTGGCATTGGAGCATGAAGAGCCATGGTTCTGGGCGTATTCGACAGCCGGGATCTACAACAAGGAGAAATGGATTGATCCGGCGGAAAGCTATGATGCGTATCACTGGCTGAAGTTCGGCTACTATACGGAAAATGACGTTATTCGCGAGCGTATTTATGAAGAAGTGTCCGCCTGGGGCGCTTTTGAAATTACGAATTCGTCGCCGGCCAATTTGGAGCTGAATCCGGTTGGCGTTTCGAAAGCTTCGGCGCTGCGCGAGCTTTGCGGGCTGCTGGGCATCAGCATGTCGCAGGTTGTAGCCGTCGGAGACAGCTTGAATGATATTGCCGCCATCCGGGAAGCGGGACTTGGCGTTGCCATGGGCAACGCACAGGAAGCGGTGAAAGAAGCGGCGGATATTGTTACGTTGACGAATAATGAGCACGGGGTGGCGCATGTGATCCGCAATTACGTGCTGAAAGGTTGA
- a CDS encoding DUF456 domain-containing protein, which translates to MWVEVLGWIIVIVLFAVGMAGTIYPILPGAVAIYAAFFVYGFMISFSPFGWVFWTLQTLIVALLFIADHAVNAWGVKRFGGSKASIVGSTIGLIIGPFVIPAFGLIIGPFAGAVLGELYARSSLEQSLKVGFGSLVGLFTSVVAKIVLQLLMIVLFIIWLLV; encoded by the coding sequence ATGTGGGTTGAAGTATTAGGCTGGATTATCGTCATCGTATTGTTTGCAGTAGGTATGGCGGGTACAATCTATCCGATTCTTCCGGGCGCTGTGGCGATTTATGCGGCATTTTTTGTGTATGGCTTTATGATTTCGTTTTCGCCGTTTGGCTGGGTATTCTGGACGCTGCAGACGCTTATAGTAGCGCTGCTGTTTATAGCCGATCATGCGGTCAATGCATGGGGCGTGAAACGGTTTGGAGGCTCCAAGGCTTCCATTGTCGGAAGCACAATCGGTCTTATTATCGGCCCGTTTGTCATTCCGGCTTTTGGCCTTATTATCGGTCCTTTTGCCGGGGCGGTGCTTGGCGAATTGTACGCGAGATCCAGCTTGGAACAATCGCTGAAGGTGGGCTTCGGCTCGCTGGTCGGCCTTTTTACTAGCGTTGTGGCCAAAATTGTACTGCAGCTGCTTATGATTGTTTTGTTCATTATTTGGCTGCTCGTTTAA
- a CDS encoding toprim domain-containing protein: MENIAIIVEGKNDKSKLRRVLSDEVPVYCTFGTPGTDRIEKLRKEVGTAELYLFLDNDSSGKRIRGMLREAFPDAEHIYTRRSYPGVEHTPEEYLIEQLEKAGLEAYILYPPPASPWTKEDQI; the protein is encoded by the coding sequence ATGGAGAATATCGCGATTATAGTGGAAGGAAAAAACGATAAAAGCAAGCTCCGCCGCGTATTAAGCGATGAAGTGCCCGTTTATTGCACATTCGGAACGCCGGGAACGGACCGGATCGAGAAGCTTCGCAAAGAGGTTGGCACAGCTGAATTGTATCTGTTTTTGGACAATGACTCTTCCGGCAAACGAATTCGCGGCATGCTGCGTGAAGCGTTCCCCGATGCCGAGCATATTTATACAAGGCGCAGTTATCCCGGCGTCGAGCATACCCCCGAGGAATACTTAATCGAGCAGCTGGAAAAAGCAGGACTGGAAGCTTATATCCTATACCCTCCGCCCGCTTCTCCCTGGACCAAAGAAGATCAGATTTGA
- a CDS encoding transglutaminase domain-containing protein, with amino-acid sequence MMDGLLAIRNFEPVSAVVLLLLIGSLVQGIGRGASGSARRLFLFVWEAAVILVCLAASGRIAGLVSPAAADWLSRNVAVPERELGWIEQLWYTLWTSVRDFPLLRYGVIFLISYLLLRLMASLLEPYAVSLMGKLIGGRKRPAAEKLPGQQAASRAVGAVIGAIHGAGRSFVFMALLFVYVSLLPGWPLAGQIGQSPLYKQTADLLEPVAGKALAGKGPVLAEAVQAEFKNILERKYEIVDYNIPSDIGEAAKQITKSSATDEEKARALYRWVGTRISYDWDKADNYVENGVWKEQTPEETFAARKGVCIDYARLYAMMARSVGLEVRVVTGMGADGRGGFGPHAWNEVKLNGRWVPLDATWASSGDWFDAPHFEQTHIRDV; translated from the coding sequence ATGATGGACGGTTTATTGGCGATTCGCAATTTCGAGCCGGTATCCGCGGTCGTGCTCCTTCTTCTGATTGGCTCGCTTGTGCAAGGCATTGGAAGGGGCGCGTCGGGTTCTGCGAGGCGTCTTTTTCTTTTTGTTTGGGAAGCAGCCGTGATCCTCGTATGCCTCGCGGCCTCCGGCCGAATCGCCGGACTGGTGTCGCCGGCAGCGGCGGATTGGCTTTCGCGGAATGTAGCGGTACCTGAACGCGAGCTTGGCTGGATCGAGCAGCTGTGGTACACCTTATGGACAAGCGTAAGGGATTTCCCGCTGCTGCGGTACGGCGTTATTTTTCTGATCAGCTATTTGCTGCTCCGTCTCATGGCTTCACTGCTGGAGCCGTATGCCGTTTCCCTGATGGGCAAACTTATCGGCGGCCGCAAGAGGCCGGCGGCGGAGAAGCTGCCCGGCCAGCAGGCTGCGAGCAGGGCGGTCGGGGCTGTGATTGGCGCAATTCATGGCGCGGGCCGCTCCTTTGTTTTTATGGCGCTGCTGTTTGTGTATGTATCGCTGCTGCCGGGCTGGCCGCTTGCGGGCCAGATCGGGCAATCGCCGCTTTACAAGCAAACGGCCGATCTGCTTGAGCCTGTTGCAGGCAAAGCGCTTGCAGGCAAAGGGCCGGTGCTGGCGGAAGCGGTACAGGCGGAATTTAAAAACATATTGGAGCGTAAGTATGAAATCGTCGATTATAATATTCCTTCGGATATCGGCGAAGCAGCCAAGCAAATTACGAAATCGTCGGCTACGGATGAAGAGAAGGCGCGTGCGTTGTACCGCTGGGTAGGGACGCGCATATCGTACGATTGGGACAAAGCCGACAACTATGTTGAAAATGGCGTCTGGAAAGAGCAAACGCCGGAGGAGACGTTTGCTGCCCGCAAAGGCGTATGCATCGATTATGCACGCCTGTATGCGATGATGGCGCGTTCCGTCGGGCTTGAAGTCCGCGTAGTAACCGGCATGGGAGCAGACGGACGCGGCGGATTCGGGCCGCATGCCTGGAATGAAGTGAAGCTTAACGGGCGCTGGGTGCCGCTTGATGCGACATGGGCGTCTTCGGGAGACTGGTTTGACGCTCCTCATTTTGAACAGACCCACATCAGGGATGTATAA
- the yjcZ gene encoding sporulation protein YjcZ, whose product MSGCVEPKGYGYGHGGHGTGSFGFILVLFILLVIIVCACSIW is encoded by the coding sequence ATGTCAGGATGTGTTGAACCTAAAGGCTACGGATATGGACATGGCGGACATGGCACAGGAAGCTTCGGATTCATCCTCGTATTGTTCATTTTGCTCGTCATTATCGTATGTGCTTGCTCCATCTGGTAA
- a CDS encoding MFS transporter encodes MKAAIWLYLFLFVAFFDLHAQYPILTPFAISLGAAPSFIGLMMGMYSITHLPGNIAAGYSVDRFGSRIFIVLSLMFAGIILLFQAHVSNPWQLLVLRSFSGFVLAFLSPACLALLARMTSDLAKQGKLMAGNGLVHTLASVISPAAGALLVAQIGFSTAFYALGWILIGTSICALFFIRDIPALPEAPAAGKGAGPEALKPAPAAANQPEGGIPWLVYALPIATSCAQGILSFELPLMGTGKDSILTTGLLFSVVSLGALITLSMLFLNRLSPFMRTLWGALLLAILYYGIAAGVPLPLAVMLLLLGMAKGIVLPAIPTLLIEQSGGKRYGRTFSILSIAYSIGAFLGPVLAGQLRDQLSPYYIAFLVLMVAVSILPFYRKNRTYRSNTHFSRTG; translated from the coding sequence GTGAAAGCAGCCATCTGGCTTTATCTGTTTTTGTTTGTCGCCTTTTTTGATCTGCACGCCCAATACCCGATTTTAACGCCGTTTGCGATTTCGTTAGGTGCCGCCCCATCCTTTATCGGGCTGATGATGGGCATGTACTCCATCACCCATCTCCCCGGCAACATTGCTGCAGGATACAGCGTCGACCGGTTTGGCAGCCGTATCTTTATCGTGCTTAGCTTAATGTTTGCCGGAATCATTTTGCTGTTCCAGGCTCATGTAAGCAATCCATGGCAGCTGCTTGTGCTGCGCTCTTTCAGCGGCTTTGTGCTCGCCTTCTTATCGCCTGCCTGCCTTGCGCTGCTGGCGCGCATGACCAGCGATCTTGCCAAACAAGGCAAGCTGATGGCCGGCAACGGGCTTGTCCACACGCTCGCTTCCGTCATTTCGCCGGCCGCTGGCGCATTGCTTGTCGCACAAATCGGTTTCTCCACCGCCTTTTACGCCTTAGGCTGGATATTAATCGGCACCTCGATATGCGCGCTGTTTTTTATTCGGGACATTCCGGCATTGCCGGAGGCGCCCGCTGCCGGTAAAGGCGCTGGTCCGGAGGCGCTGAAGCCGGCGCCGGCCGCGGCGAATCAGCCGGAAGGCGGCATTCCGTGGCTGGTCTATGCGCTGCCGATTGCAACCAGCTGCGCGCAAGGGATATTATCGTTTGAGCTGCCGCTGATGGGGACGGGCAAAGATTCTATCCTGACAACCGGGCTGCTTTTTTCCGTAGTCAGCCTTGGCGCGCTCATTACGCTAAGCATGTTGTTCCTGAACCGGCTTTCGCCGTTTATGCGGACATTATGGGGAGCTCTGCTCCTTGCCATCCTGTACTACGGCATTGCAGCCGGCGTGCCGCTGCCGCTGGCCGTGATGCTGCTGCTGCTCGGCATGGCGAAGGGCATCGTCCTTCCCGCCATTCCGACGCTGCTGATCGAGCAAAGCGGCGGCAAACGTTACGGCCGCACCTTCTCGATTCTTTCCATTGCGTATTCCATCGGCGCATTCCTGGGTCCGGTGCTGGCCGGCCAGCTGCGCGATCAGCTTTCCCCTTACTACATTGCTTTTCTCGTGCTTATGGTAGCCGTCTCCATCCTTCCGTTTTACCGGAAAAACCGCACCTACCGGTCAAACACCCATTTTTCGCGAACTGGGTGA
- a CDS encoding peptidoglycan D,D-transpeptidase FtsI family protein: MSDDPQKREIVNRRNFSFRLNLFFFAVFALFSVLIVRLAILQFVEGPTLSAAGNEKSTRSVKIAPIRGNIYDSTGTAIAYSTSTQSLYFTISPEFKKADSQKIAQSLADVFNKYGDASKAMTVDDIIRQMDLDFRINTISVPRRIKSGLTNAEVAYFMEHRSEFPGIDIVEESVRNYNKDTIAVQLVGYLKKFKGVRESMETYKNIAKEEDPALQYLDEEDVGVDGLELMYQKELRGKNGLKTYPVNNSGEIIGPVQVTNPEKGDDLYLTINKNVQLTTEQAIMDQVKKISTSSSPAERAEYAKTGYAVAMEVDTGKVVAMASMPDYDPNLWAGGRISKDDYENIMWVMNNGTIRQVYAKYDTQKEQNRHPSSLVPPGSTMKPLSILIGLNEKLFTTTSTYNDTGAFYFGKEGHQVKVGNASGHVYGLLDPAKAIAKSSNPFMAAMVGNQLYMRDGKKGIDIWDNYMTQFGLGVSTQSGLAGELTGIKEYYNESQSGSAQSALVYAAFGQQGRYTTLQLAQYAAMLANHGKRMKPQFVEKIVDSDGETVQGYSPVVLNTVTFPDAYWKEIETGMSQVSVQGFEGVSYTYERKTGTSEQSVAGRLADNGVFIAYAPADHPKLAVAVVIPDGGFGGWSAAPVARKIFDAYDAEVGLYGTPKKPAADTGTGASNTAAGNTAAGDTADSNGTGAGTDGH; encoded by the coding sequence TTGTCTGACGATCCGCAAAAAAGGGAGATCGTGAACCGGCGCAATTTTTCTTTTCGATTGAACTTATTTTTCTTTGCTGTTTTTGCTTTGTTTAGCGTGCTGATTGTTCGTCTTGCGATATTGCAGTTCGTAGAGGGGCCGACCTTAAGCGCGGCAGGCAATGAAAAAAGCACGCGCAGCGTCAAAATCGCGCCGATCCGCGGCAATATTTATGATTCCACCGGCACGGCGATCGCTTATTCAACCTCTACGCAATCGTTATATTTTACTATTTCTCCCGAGTTTAAAAAGGCGGATTCGCAAAAAATTGCGCAAAGCCTGGCAGATGTATTTAACAAATACGGCGATGCAAGCAAAGCGATGACGGTAGACGATATTATCCGCCAAATGGACCTTGATTTCCGCATTAATACGATATCCGTGCCGCGCCGCATCAAATCCGGCCTGACCAATGCGGAAGTCGCTTATTTTATGGAGCACCGTTCGGAATTCCCGGGAATCGACATTGTCGAGGAAAGCGTCCGGAACTATAACAAGGATACGATCGCGGTCCAGCTCGTCGGTTATTTGAAGAAGTTCAAAGGCGTCCGCGAGTCGATGGAGACGTATAAAAACATAGCGAAAGAGGAAGACCCTGCGCTGCAGTATTTGGATGAAGAAGACGTAGGCGTCGACGGCCTGGAGCTGATGTACCAAAAGGAGCTTCGCGGCAAAAACGGTCTGAAGACGTATCCGGTTAACAACTCCGGCGAAATTATCGGTCCGGTGCAAGTAACGAACCCTGAGAAGGGTGACGATCTTTATTTGACCATCAATAAAAATGTGCAGCTCACTACGGAGCAGGCCATTATGGACCAAGTGAAGAAAATAAGCACCTCCTCCAGTCCGGCGGAGCGGGCGGAATATGCCAAAACGGGCTATGCCGTTGCGATGGAAGTGGATACCGGCAAAGTGGTCGCCATGGCGAGCATGCCGGACTACGACCCGAATTTGTGGGCGGGCGGAAGAATCAGCAAAGACGATTACGAGAACATCATGTGGGTCATGAATAACGGCACAATCCGTCAGGTTTACGCCAAATATGATACACAAAAGGAACAAAACCGGCATCCGTCTTCGCTGGTGCCGCCAGGCTCGACCATGAAGCCGCTCTCCATTCTGATCGGCTTGAACGAAAAACTGTTTACAACGACTTCGACCTATAATGATACCGGCGCTTTTTATTTCGGTAAGGAAGGCCATCAGGTTAAGGTCGGCAATGCTTCAGGACACGTATACGGCTTGCTTGATCCGGCCAAGGCGATTGCCAAATCGTCCAACCCGTTTATGGCGGCGATGGTCGGCAACCAGCTGTATATGCGCGACGGCAAAAAAGGCATCGACATCTGGGATAATTACATGACCCAGTTTGGCCTCGGCGTTTCGACGCAAAGCGGGCTTGCGGGCGAGCTGACCGGGATTAAGGAATATTACAATGAATCCCAGTCAGGCAGTGCGCAGTCGGCATTGGTTTATGCGGCGTTTGGCCAGCAGGGCCGTTATACGACGCTGCAGCTGGCGCAATACGCTGCAATGCTTGCCAACCACGGCAAGCGGATGAAGCCGCAATTCGTCGAGAAGATTGTTGATTCGGACGGCGAAACGGTGCAAGGCTACTCGCCGGTTGTGCTGAATACGGTAACGTTCCCGGATGCCTATTGGAAAGAAATCGAAACCGGCATGTCGCAAGTTAGCGTGCAAGGTTTCGAAGGCGTCAGCTACACGTATGAACGCAAAACCGGCACATCGGAACAGTCCGTTGCCGGACGTTTGGCCGATAACGGCGTATTTATCGCTTATGCGCCTGCAGATCATCCGAAGCTGGCTGTAGCGGTTGTTATCCCGGACGGCGGTTTCGGCGGCTGGAGTGCGGCGCCGGTTGCGCGTAAAATATTTGACGCGTACGATGCAGAGGTCGGCTTGTACGGCACGCCGAAAAAACCGGCGGCCGACACCGGAACCGGTGCCTCCAATACCGCCGCAGGCAACACCGCTGCAGGCGACACCGCTGACAGCAATGGAACCGGCGCAGGCACTGACGGCCATTAA